The genomic interval ACGACATCCGGCCCGTCGGTCTCGGCGAGCTGCTCGCGCGCCTCGAGCACATCAAACGGGTGCTCGCGGCCGAGGGCCTGTTCGACGCCTCCCGCAAGAAGCCGCTGCCGTTCCTGCCCACCGTCGTGGGCCTCATCTGCGGCCGCGCCTCCGCCGCCGAGCGCGACGTCGTGGTCAACGCCGAGCGCCGCTGGCCCGCCGTGCGCTTCGCGATCAGGGAGGTCGCCGTCCAGGGCGACCGGGCCGTGCGCGAGGTCTCCGCGGCGCTGCGCGAGCTCGACGCGATGGAGGACGTCGACGTCATCATCGTCTCGCGCGGGGGCGGCTCGATGGAGGACCTCCTGCCGTTCTCCGACGAGCAGCTGGTGCGGCTCGTCGCCGCGGCCCAGACCCCCATCGTCTCGGCGATCGGGCACGAGGTGGACACCCCGCTCGTGGACCTCGCCGCCGATGTCCGGGCCTCGACGCCCACCGACGCCGCCAAACGCGTCGTGCCCGACATCCAGGCCGAGCTCGAACAGCTGACGCTGGGCCGCACCCGCCTGCGCACGGCGATCCGAGGCCGCCTCGAGCGTGAGCAGTCAGCGCTCGACGCGATCCGCTCGCGTCCCGTGCTGGACCAGCCCATCTCGATCCTCGCGGGCCGCGCCGACGAGATCCGCTCCCGCATCAGCCTGGCCCGCACCATCGCCCGCGCCCGGCTCGACCGCGCCGACGACGAGGTCATGCACCTCGCCCGCCAGATCCGGGCGCTCTCGCCGCTCGCGACCCTCGAGCGCGGCTACGCGGTGGTCCAGGACGCCGCCGGCGCCGTGGTCCGCTCCCCCGAGCAGGCGCCCGTCGGCGCCGCCCTGTCGGTACGGGTCGCGAGCGGCCGCTTCGGCGCCGAGCGCACCGAGCTGGACCCGTACGAGTCCCCTGCCCCCAGCCCCGAACGATCCGCCGAGGAGAACGCATGAGCCCCGCCAAGAAGACCCCCGCCGCCGACGCCGAGCCGGCGGTCGAGATCGACGAGACGGCCACCGAGCCCGTGGAGACCACGGCCGAGGGCGAGGGCGCCCTGCCCGCCGACATCGCCGCGCTCAGCTATGAGGCGGCGCGCGACCAGCTGGTCGACATCGTGCGGCGTCTCGAGTCCGGGCAGGGCGGCCTCGAGGACTCGATCGGGCTGTGGGAGCGCGGCGAGCTGCTCGCCACGCGGTGCCAGCAGTGGCTCGACGGGGCGCGCGTCCGGCTCGACGAGGCGGTCGCAGCACGCGGCCGCGGCACGGACGGCCACGCCGGCTGAGACGACGGCGCGCCGAACGCCCGAGTAGACGGCGCCCCGCCGCCGACTGCCCGAGTGAGAAGGCGCCCCGCCGCCGACTGCCCGAGTGAGAAGACGCCCCGCCGCCGGCCGCCCGAGTGAGAAGACGCCGAACCGGCCGCCCGAGTGAGAGTGCGCGGCGCCGACCACTCGAGTGAGAAGGCGTCGAGCCGAGCGCCCGAGACCAGACACGCCTCCGGGGCGTACCGAGCCGTCCTGATCAGCCCGGGCGCGGCGGGCCGCACGGTGCGACACGAGTCCGGGCACCGCGCCGTGCCCGCCCTGGTCAGCCCCGCGCGGACTCGACCGCTGCCTGGGCCACCTGGGCGAGCTCGGCCTGTGTCGTCCGGCCCGTGACGAGCACGCCGGAGCCCTCGGCCGGGCACGCGAGGCCACGCGCGTCCGTCTCCTCGCCGCCGGTGTACACGTCGCACGT from Brachybacterium huguangmaarense carries:
- the xseA gene encoding exodeoxyribonuclease VII large subunit, with the translated sequence MTDPTAPPGAESPQELAATAAQTTPENPWPLRLLSVKVGEYVARMSPIWVEGELVQLNRRPGSGLAFMTLRDVEVDMSFSVPVREHVLRTLSIDLVPGARVVIHAKPTFWTKRGSLQLEADDIRPVGLGELLARLEHIKRVLAAEGLFDASRKKPLPFLPTVVGLICGRASAAERDVVVNAERRWPAVRFAIREVAVQGDRAVREVSAALRELDAMEDVDVIIVSRGGGSMEDLLPFSDEQLVRLVAAAQTPIVSAIGHEVDTPLVDLAADVRASTPTDAAKRVVPDIQAELEQLTLGRTRLRTAIRGRLEREQSALDAIRSRPVLDQPISILAGRADEIRSRISLARTIARARLDRADDEVMHLARQIRALSPLATLERGYAVVQDAAGAVVRSPEQAPVGAALSVRVASGRFGAERTELDPYESPAPSPERSAEENA
- a CDS encoding exodeoxyribonuclease VII small subunit; amino-acid sequence: MSPAKKTPAADAEPAVEIDETATEPVETTAEGEGALPADIAALSYEAARDQLVDIVRRLESGQGGLEDSIGLWERGELLATRCQQWLDGARVRLDEAVAARGRGTDGHAG